Proteins from one Cicer arietinum cultivar CDC Frontier isolate Library 1 chromosome 3, Cicar.CDCFrontier_v2.0, whole genome shotgun sequence genomic window:
- the LOC101498476 gene encoding putative lipid-transfer protein DIR1 gives MASTTRSLIFATLMITACILMLGISAQFECGGDLIGMLHECKGTARKDGPSTPPSEVCCGALSGFDASCLCNYVTSDIVDRVLDMDKTINLFRTCDSKNIPNDKCGPYDIPEAAPAKA, from the exons ATGGCAAGTACTACTAGAAGCTTAATCTTTGCAACATTAATGATTACTGCATGCATCTTAATGTTAGGAATTTCAGCTCAATTTGAATGTGGTGGTGACTTGATTGGAATGTTACATGAATGTAAAGGTACTGCTAGAAAAGATGGACCATCAACTCCACCCTCAGAAGTTTGTTGCGGAGCATTGAGCGGTTTTGATGCTTCATGTTTATGCAATTATGTCACTTCTGATATAGTGGATCGTGTATTAGACATGGACAAAACAATTAATCTTTTTAGGACTTGCGATTCCAAAAATATTCCTAACGACAAGTGTGGAC CTTATGATATTCCTGAAGCTGCTCCTGCAAAGGCATGA